A region from the Rosa rugosa chromosome 6, drRosRugo1.1, whole genome shotgun sequence genome encodes:
- the LOC133715403 gene encoding protein PALE CRESS, chloroplastic isoform X1: protein MEARVFLLTSTSLPFSLIPSSSTNPSLWFSPLRPTYAPGTVLRRSMKKEEPLLEGLPKEYYDDEWQSQQREKTKEFHRRRQEEDEEEERKIEEYREIGMRLKDYPEEDVRKARKLISSFIRAAEEVEEKIEEAGEKGELTELVLMVIWNRLDLARRDDEKDVIRSLDLLYRRIEAEILKQEASPAMRLLNDLLNMHDGFDDEGWQKECKKRMIDAFPREDPFSILVPEGFDIDKHEGPLRPPLEVDDALLRVDFVREVDALLQEVRAEQSEVQITQGLDPESIASRLKQQEKQRAIRLVEAILNLAINLKW, encoded by the exons ATGGAGGCGAGGGTGTTCCTGCTTACTAGCACATCACTTCCATTTTCACTTATTCCATCGTCTTCAACCAATCCAAGTCTTTGGTTCTCGCCTTTAAGACCCACATATGCACCTGGCACAG TCTTGAGGAGGAGCATGAAAAAGGAAGAGCCACTATTAGAAGGTCTTCCGAAAGAGTACTACGATGAT GAATGGCAATCGCAACAAAGGGAGAAAACTAAGGAGTTTCATCGAAGACGTCAAGAGGAAGACGAAGAGGAGGAGAGAAAGATTGAAGAGTACCGTGAGATCGGCATGAGATTGAAGGATTATCCAGAAGAAGATGTTCGGAAAGCTCGGAAATTGATTTCCAGCTTTATTAGAGCGGCTGAAGAAGTGGAAGAG AAAATTGAGGAAGCTGGTGAGAAAGGGGAACTGACTGAACTTGTTTTGATGGTCATATGGAATCGCCTTGACCTCGCTCGACGGGAT GATGAAAAGGATGTTATTAGAAGTCTTGATTTGCTATACAGAAGGATTGAG GCTGAGATTTTGAAACAGGAGGCCTCACCTGCCATGCGACTTCTCAACGATCTTTTAAATATGCATGATGGTTTTGATGATGAAGGGTGGCAGAAGGAATGTAAAAAGCGCATGATCGATGCATTTCCACGCGAGGATCCATTTAGCATTTTAGTTCCAGAAGGATTTGACATTGATAAG CATGAGGGACCTCTTCGGCCACCGCTTGAAGTAGATGACGCTCTATTGAGGGTAGACTTTGTAAGAGAGGTTGATGCACTGCTACAAGAGGTTCGGGCTGAGCAAAGCGAAGTACAAATTACACAAGGGCTTGATCCTGAATCCATTGCAAGTAGATTGAAGCAGCAGGAGAAGCAACGGGCCATACGGCTGGTAGAAGCTATACTAAACCTGGCCATTAATTTAAAATGGTAG
- the LOC133715403 gene encoding protein PALE CRESS, chloroplastic isoform X2 → MEARVFLLTSTSLPFSLIPSSSTNPSLWFSPLRPTYAPGTVLRRSMKKEEPLLEGLPKEYYDDEWQSQQREKTKEFHRRRQEEDEEEERKIEEYREIGMRLKDYPEEDVRKARKLISSFIRAAEEVEEKIEEAGEKGELTELVLMVIWNRLDLARRDDEKDVIRSLDLLYRRIEEASPAMRLLNDLLNMHDGFDDEGWQKECKKRMIDAFPREDPFSILVPEGFDIDKHEGPLRPPLEVDDALLRVDFVREVDALLQEVRAEQSEVQITQGLDPESIASRLKQQEKQRAIRLVEAILNLAINLKW, encoded by the exons ATGGAGGCGAGGGTGTTCCTGCTTACTAGCACATCACTTCCATTTTCACTTATTCCATCGTCTTCAACCAATCCAAGTCTTTGGTTCTCGCCTTTAAGACCCACATATGCACCTGGCACAG TCTTGAGGAGGAGCATGAAAAAGGAAGAGCCACTATTAGAAGGTCTTCCGAAAGAGTACTACGATGAT GAATGGCAATCGCAACAAAGGGAGAAAACTAAGGAGTTTCATCGAAGACGTCAAGAGGAAGACGAAGAGGAGGAGAGAAAGATTGAAGAGTACCGTGAGATCGGCATGAGATTGAAGGATTATCCAGAAGAAGATGTTCGGAAAGCTCGGAAATTGATTTCCAGCTTTATTAGAGCGGCTGAAGAAGTGGAAGAG AAAATTGAGGAAGCTGGTGAGAAAGGGGAACTGACTGAACTTGTTTTGATGGTCATATGGAATCGCCTTGACCTCGCTCGACGGGAT GATGAAAAGGATGTTATTAGAAGTCTTGATTTGCTATACAGAAGGATTGAG GAGGCCTCACCTGCCATGCGACTTCTCAACGATCTTTTAAATATGCATGATGGTTTTGATGATGAAGGGTGGCAGAAGGAATGTAAAAAGCGCATGATCGATGCATTTCCACGCGAGGATCCATTTAGCATTTTAGTTCCAGAAGGATTTGACATTGATAAG CATGAGGGACCTCTTCGGCCACCGCTTGAAGTAGATGACGCTCTATTGAGGGTAGACTTTGTAAGAGAGGTTGATGCACTGCTACAAGAGGTTCGGGCTGAGCAAAGCGAAGTACAAATTACACAAGGGCTTGATCCTGAATCCATTGCAAGTAGATTGAAGCAGCAGGAGAAGCAACGGGCCATACGGCTGGTAGAAGCTATACTAAACCTGGCCATTAATTTAAAATGGTAG
- the LOC133717125 gene encoding annexin D4, translating to MALTDELKTLNNAFSGLGVDEKSLISILGNSHPEERKSFRKGTPHLFKEDERLFERWNDDRVRLLKHEFMRFKNAVVLWAMHPWERDARLVKEALKKGPEVYGVIVEIACTRSSEELLGARKAYHSLFDHSIEEDVAYHIDGPESKLLVALVSAYRYEGAKVKDDTAKSEAQTLSHAIKNADKTNPIEDDEVIRILSTRSKAHLQEVYKHYKEISGQNIDEDLDAALRLKETVQCLCTPQTYFSKVLELALRNDVDKNTKKGLTRVIVTRADTDMKEIKEDYKNQYGVSLSNKIEETANGNYKDFLLTLAART from the exons ATGGCTCTCACTGATGAGTTGAAGACTCTCAACAACGCTTTCTCAG GGCTTGGAGTTGATGAGAAGTCATTGATATCAATATTGGGAAACTCGCATCCTGAGGAGAGGAAATCTTTCAGGAAAGGAACTCCCCATCTTTTCAAAGAGGATGAACGCCTCTTTGAGAGATGGAACGATGACCGTGTCAGACTTCTCAAGCATGAATTCATGCGCTTTAAG AATGCTGTGGTGTTATGGGCTATGCATCCATGGGAAAGAGATGCTCGCTTGGTGAAGGAGGCTTTGAAGAAGGGGCCAGAAGTCTATGGTGTCATTGTAGAGATTGCATGCACTAGATCCTCAGAAGAGCTATTAGGAGCTAGAAAGGCCTACCATTCCCTCTTTGACCACTCCATTGAAGAAGATGTTGCCTACCACATTGATGGCCCTGAAAGCAAG CTCTTGGTTGCACTTGTTAGTGCCTATAGGTATGAAGGAGCAAAGGTTAAAGATGACACCGCAAAATCTGAGGCCCAAACACTCTCTCATGCCATTAAGAATGCAGATAAGACAAACCCCATCGAAGATGATGAGGTGATTAGGATACTATCAACAAGGAGCAAGGCCCATCTCCAGGAAGTATATAAACACTACAAGGAGATTTCTGGCCAGAACATCGATGAG GATCTTGATGCTGCTTTGAGGTTAAAAGAGACGGTGCAATGCCTATGTACTCCTCAGACATATTTCAGCAAG GTGCTGGAATTGGCATTGAGGAATGATGTGGATAAGAACACCAAAAAGGGACTGACTAGAGTAATTGTGACCCGAGCTGACACAGATATGAAAGAGATCAAAGAGGATTACAAGAACCAATATGGAGTTTCTCTATCCAATAAAATTGAAGAGACAGCTAATGGGAACTATAAGGATTTCTTGCTTACCCTGGCTGCAAGGACCTAG
- the LOC133717607 gene encoding aspartic proteinase 36-like — MAATLFRAVAVAVILLLQFLTVVLCSFPATLTLERAFPTNHNVQLSQLRARDRVRHGRMLSGVVEFPIGGTFNPYLVGLYFTSVKLGTPATEFYVQIDTGSDALWVGCNSCSGCPQSSGLKIQLHTFDPQSSPTASVVSCSDKICTLGLDTQDSSCDSQNKRCSYTFQYGDGSGTSGYYVSDLLHFDTAAGNQSATSNSSASIVFGCSTSASGVLQKTDRAVDGIFGFGQQEMSVISQLSSQGIAPKAFSHCFKGDDTGGGIMVLGEIVEPNIVYTPLVQNQPHYNLNLESISVGGQTLPIDQSVFATSSNQGTIVDSGTTLAYLAQDAYDPFVNAITSAVSQSVTPVSSQGEQCYIVTSSITDTFPQVSLNFAGNASMILRPQDYLLQQNSAGDAQGWCIGIQKSDGQDITVLGDLVLKDKIIVYDLANQRIGWVQYNCSMSVSVSSNTSTGTASVNGGSIDVNDNSSSSLRNDPFKLIPISMMFAFLVHIYINH; from the exons ATGGCGGCAACTTTGTTTCGGGCGGTGGCGGTCGCCGTAATATTATTGCTGCAGTTTCTGACGGTGGTTCTGTGCAGCTTTCCGGCGACTCTGACTCTTGAGAGAGCTTTTCCGACGAATCACAACGTGCAGCTGAGTCAACTCAGAGCCCGAGACCGAGTCAGGCATGGCAGGATGTTGAGTGGTGTCGTCGAGTTCCCTATCGGAGGCACCTTCAATCCATACTTAGTCGG GCTATATTTTACAAGCGTCAAACTGGGAACTCCTGCAACAGAATTTTATGTGCAGATTGATACTGGAAGTGATGCTTTGTGGGTTGGTTGCAATTCCTGTTCCGGTTGCCCCCAATCCTCCGGACTTAAA ATTCAGCTCCATACTTTTGATCCTCAGAGCTCACCGACTGCTTCGGTGGTCTCCTGTTCTGATAAAATATGTACACTTGGACTCGATACACAAGATTCTAGCTGTGATTCACAAAATAAGAGGTGTTCTTACACATTCCAATACGGAGATGGAAGTGGGACATCAGGCTATTATGTATCAGACTTATTACATTTTGATACAGCAGCTGGTAATCAGTCTGCGACATCAAACTCTTCAGCCTCCATTGTCTTTGG GTGTAGCACGTCAGCAAGCGGGGTGTTGCAGAAAACAGATAGAGCAGTCGATGGGATTTTCGGATTCGGGCAGCAAGAAATGTCTGTCATCTCACAGCTGTCTTCACAGGGAATAGCTCCAAAAGCATTTTCTCATTGCTTTAAAGGAGATGACACTGGCGGGGGTATAATGGTTCTTGGTGAGATCGTGGAACCTAACATTGTTTATACCCCACTTGTCCAAAATCA GCCTCATTATAACTTAAATCTGGAAAGCATTAGTGTTGGTGGTCAAACATTACCAATTGACCAATCAGTCTTTGCAACATCAAGCAACCAAGGAACGATAGTTGATTCTGGGACAACTTTGGCATACCTTGCACAAGATGCCTATGATCCTTTTGTCAATGCA ATTACAAGTGCCGTTTCACAATCTGTGACTCCTGTTTCTTCCCAGGGAGAACAATGTTACATAGTCACCTCCAG CATCACTGATACATTTCCCCAAGTTAGTTTGAACTTCGCCGGTAATGCATCCATGATACTAAGACCTCAGGACTACCTGTTGCAGCAGAATTCTGCA GGTGATGCTCAAGGATGGTGCATTGGCATTCAGAAAAGTGATGGTCAAGATATAACTGTATTGGGAG ACCTCGTCCTAAAAGACAAGATCATTGTCTATGACTTGGCTAATCAACGTATTGGATGGGTTCAATACAACT GTTCAATGTCAGTCAGCGTCTCTTCAAATACTAGCACCGGAACTGCATCTGTTAATGGAGGGTCCATAGATGTCAACGATAACAGCAGTAGTTCATTGAGGAATGACCCTTTCAAATTGATACCGATAAGCATGATGTTCGCTTTCCTTGTTCACATATATATCAATCATTGA
- the LOC133717098 gene encoding annexin D3: protein MSSLRVPEAVPSPEEDCERLNKAFEGFGTDEEAVIWILGHRNASQRRKIRDTYQQLYNKSLIDALQSELSGDFRDAVILWTYDPPERDAKVARDVLMKKKKGIKHLKVLVEIACASSPQHLMAVRQVYGSLFECSLEEDIASTLSLPLRKLLVGLVSSYRYDRQVVDSGIASSEASKLYEAIKAKQLDHNHVVSILSTRNIFQLRETFECYKQNYGTSIDENIKSCGSGDLESLLTLVITCIDTPEKHFAQVIKDSVVGLGTDEDSLNRAIVSRAEIDMIKIREEYSKLSKTSLEDDVIDDTSGEYKNFLLTLLGQRF from the exons ATGAGCAGTCTCAGAGTACCAGAAGCTGTTCCTTCTCCAGAAGAAGACTGTGAGAGACTCAATAAAGCCTTTGAAg GATTTGGAACGGACGAGGAGGCTGTGATATGGATACTTGGACATAGGAATGCAAGCCAAAGGAGAAAAATCAGAGACACTTATCAACAGCTTTACAATAAGTCCCTCATTGATGCTCTCCAATCTGAACTCTCTGGAGATTTCAGA GATGCAGTAATTTTGTGGACATATGATCCTCCTGAAAGGGATGCTAAAGTGGCAAGAGATGTactaatgaagaagaagaaaggaataAAACACCTGAAAGTGCTAGTTGAGATAGCATGTGCATCATCTCCTCAACACTTGATGGCAGTGAGGCAGGTCTATGGTTCACTCTTTGAATGCTCACTTGAGGAGGACATTGCATCCACTCTTTCCCTCCCCCTCAGAAAG CTTCTAGTGGGTTTAGTGAGCTCCTACAGGTATGACAGACAGGTAGTGGATTCAGGCATTGCCAGTTCAGAGGCATCGAAGCTATATGAAGCGATCAAGGCAAAGCAATTAGATCACAATCATGTTGTTTCCATACTCAGCACAAGGAATATATTTCAGCTCAGAGAAACCTTTGAGTGTTACAAGCAAAACTATGGAACTTCGATTGACGAG AACATTAAAAGTTGTGGCAGTGGTGATCTGGAATCTCTCTTGACCTTGGTAATTACTTGCATAGATACACCCGAGAAACATTTTGCACAG GTCATCAAAGATTCTGTGGTTGGGCTTGGGACGGATGAAGATTCTCTGAATAGAGCCATTGTAAGCAGAGCAGAGATTGACATGATCAAAATCAGAGAGGAGTATTCCAAACTGTCCAAAACCAGCCTCGAAGATGATGTTATAGATGACACATCAGGAGAGTACAAAAACTTCCTGCTGACCCTGCTTGGACAAAGATTCTGA
- the LOC133715402 gene encoding uncharacterized protein LOC133715402 — MKFTCLSKGGGYHFPPCHILDICGFRILLDCPLDLSALTIFSPIPSASKASSVDKPNPKCSNRSGPLDLEEPLVRKRQKVERPLDADDLIYAEPWYKTVRNLHLWNTSFIDVVLISSPMGMLGLPFLTRIKGFSAKIYVTEAAARLGQLMMEDLVSMHMEIRQLFGPEESCIPQWMKWEELKLLPSSLRDVALGKDGGELGSWMPLYSAADVKDCMQKAQRLKYAEETCYNSTLIIKAFSSGLEIGACNWTINGPKGGIAFISSSIFGSAHAMNFDYIALQGNDTVIYSDFSSLDATEDIENDHSNFVPTTHAFSSLRNEENDEQELAKLVLHDDNMEENQKLAFLSSHVIDSVKAGGSVLIPVGRLGIVLQLLEQISASLDVSDLKVPIYIISSVGEELLAFTNIIPEWLCKQRQEKLFSGQPLFGHVELINEGKLHVFPAIHSPKLLMNWQEPCIVFSPHWSLRLGPAVHFLQRWCGDQNSLLILENELDVELALLPFKPMAMKVLQCSFLSGIRLQKVQPLLNILQPKVLLFPKDLKLINSSKSTAFSIFQYCPDETLCIPSLKDKSELEIATDLAFHFDWRNLKQGNISMTRLKGELSRQHGKQRLIPGYVQESSEIRQLVHWGSPDLDRLMTVLSGRGIKGTLRKATRGSESENVTSAVLVNDPSQALIEVKETSTVITATCENLASIIFEAIGSVLDGI; from the exons ATGAAGTTT ACATGTTTGAGCAAAGGTGGTGGTTATCATTTCCCACCTTGTCACATACTCGATATATGTGGTTTTAGGATTTTATTGGATTGCCCATTAGACCTTTCAGCTCTCACAATCTTCTCTCCTATTCCTTCTGCTTCAAAAGCTAGTTCTGTAGATAAACCGAATCCCAAATGCTCAAATCGTAGTGGCCCTTTAGATTTGGAAGAACCCTTGGTTCGAAAGAGACAAAAGGTCGAAAGGCCCCTTGATGCCGATGATTTAATATATGCAGAGCCCTGGTACAAAACTGTCAGGAACTTGCACCTATGGAATACCTCTTTTATTGATgtggtattgatatcaagtccGATGGGTATGCTAGGGTTACCATTTCTTACTCGAATAAAGGGTTTCTCTGCTAAG ATATACGTGACTGAAGCCGCAGCAAGACTTGGACAGCTTATGATGGAGGATCTTGTTTCAATGCACATGGAAATCAGGCAGCTTTTTGGACCTGAAGAGTCATGTATTCCTCAGTGGATGAAGTGGGAAGAGCTTAAGCTTCTACCATCTTCCTTGAGAGATGTAGCTTTAGGCAAAGACGGAGGAGAGCTGGGTAGTTGGATGCCCTTATACAG TGCAGCAGATGTGAAGGATTGCATGCAGAAGGCTCAGAGACTTAAATATGCAGAGGAAACCTGCTACAACAGTACATTGATTATAAAGGCATTCAGTTCGGGTTTGGAAATAGGCGCTTGTAATTGGACAATAAATGGTCCAAAAGGAGGAATTGCATTCATATCTAGTTCCATCTTCGGTTCTGCTCATGCAATGAATTTTGATTATATTGCTCTTCAAGGGAATGATACTGTAATATATTCGGATTTTTCTTCCTTGGATGCTACAGAAGATATTGAGAATGATCACAGTAACTTCGTTCCAACTACACATGCTTTTTCATCTCTCAG aaatgaagaaaatgatgaaCAAGAGTTGGCCAAGTTGGTACTTCATGATGATAATATGGAGGAAAATCAGAAACTAGCTTTTTTGTCCTCCCATGTCATTGATTCTGTAAAAGCTGGGGGTTCGGTCCTTATTCCAGTTGGTCGACTTGGAATTGTTCTGCAGCTGTTAGAACAAATATCAGCTTCACTGGATGTTTCGGATCTGAAG GTTCCTATTTATATTATTTCTTCTGTAGGTGAAGAATTATTGGCTTTCACCAACATTATACCTGAATGGCTATGCAAACAGCGGCAAGAAAAG CTGTTTTCTGGTCAGCCATTGTTTGGACATGTCGAGCTTATAAATGAGGGGAAGCTTCATGTGTTTCCAGCCATCCATTCACCTAAATTATT AATGAATTGGCAGGAGCCATGCATAGTTTTCTCTCCTCACTGGAGTCTGCGGCTTGGTCCTGCTGTTCATTTCCTGCAGCGCTGGTGTGGGGATCAGAACTCTCTACTCATTCTTGAG AATGAATTGGATGTTGAGCTGGCTCTCTTGCCTTTCAAGCCAATGGCAATGAAGGTTCTTCAGTGCTCATTTCTTTCTGGGATAAG GTTGCAGAAAGTTCAACCATTGCTGAACATATTGCAACCAAAAGTTCTCCTG TTCCCCAAGGATTTGAAGCTGATTAACTCTTCAAAATCAACTGCATTCTCAATCTTCCAGTACTGCCCTGATGAAACATTATGTATCCCAAGCTTGAAGGACAAGTCGGAACTGGAGATTGCAACAGACTTGGCTTTCCACTTTGATTGGAGAAATTTGAAACAGGGAAATATTAGTATGACAAGGTTGAAGGGAGAGCTTTCCAGACAGCATGGCAAACAACGGTTGATACCTGGATATGTGCAGGAGTCCTCAGAGATCAGACAACTGGTACACTGGGGTTCACCTGATTTGGATAGGCTTATGACAGTGTTGTCAGGCAGGGGCATCAAGGGTACTCTCCGAAAAGCAACTAGAGGTTCTGAATCAGAAAATGTTACTTCTGCAGTACTTGTAAATGATCCTAGCCAAGCACTTATAGAAGTCAAAGAAACTAGCACAGTTATTACTGCTACTTGTGAAAATTTAGCTTCCATAATTTTTGAAGCTATAGGAAGTGTTCTAGATGGCATTTAG